A segment of the Georgenia sp. M64 genome:
CGCGCCCTCGGTCTGCCCCTGGTTATCACGTGGCACTGCATGCTCGACGGTGTCGTGCCCGCGTACCGGGTCGGTGCGCGCCTGACCGGGTGGGACGAGGCGGCAGCGGCCTTCACCGCGGTCTCCGCCGTCGCCGGCGCCCGGGCCGCCGAGGTGGTCGGTGGGCGGCCGGTCGCGGTCGTGCCCAACGGGCTGGACGTCGCGGCCTGGACGCCGGTGGGCGGCCCCCCGCCGCTGCCCCCCGCGGGACCGCTGCGGGTCGTCGCCACCCAGCGCCTCGCCCCGCGCAAGCGGGCCGTGCCCCTGGTGCGCATCATGGCCCGGGTGCGCGAGGCCGTCGGCCCGGGCGTGCACCTGAGCCTCGTCGGCTCCGGTCCCGCGGAGCAGGCCGTGCGCGCGGAGATCGCCCGGCTCTCCCTGGGCGGGACCGTCGAGCTGGTCGGCCGGGTGCCCCGCCGGATCCTGCGCGAGCGGTACGCCGGCGAGCACGTGTTCGTCGCGCCGGCCCGGCTGGAGGCGTTCGGCATCGCCGCCCTCGAGGCCCGTGCCGCCGGGCTCGCGGTGGTCGCGGGCCGGGGGACGGGCGTCGGGGAGTTCGTCACCGACGGCGTGGACGGCCTGCTCACCCCCGACCGCTCCGACGGGCTCGACGACGAGGCCGCGGACGCCGCGCTCGCCGGCGCCCTCGTCCGTCTCGCGACCGAGCCGGGTCTGCTCGGTGGCATCCTCGCGCACAACCGCTCGACGGCTCCCGCAGCGGACTGGGCCGACGTGCTGGCA
Coding sequences within it:
- a CDS encoding glycosyltransferase family 4 protein, with product MRRVVHVSDCYPPRVGGIETQVRDLAHRQAAAGDDVHVLTATPGEEPGPGGRPGEGAGTQGRAEPVVHRIATRLALGVPVHPLERPLLRRALADLRPDVVHVHAGVVSPFAYDGARAARALGLPLVITWHCMLDGVVPAYRVGARLTGWDEAAAAFTAVSAVAGARAAEVVGGRPVAVVPNGLDVAAWTPVGGPPPLPPAGPLRVVATQRLAPRKRAVPLVRIMARVREAVGPGVHLSLVGSGPAEQAVRAEIARLSLGGTVELVGRVPRRILRERYAGEHVFVAPARLEAFGIAALEARAAGLAVVAGRGTGVGEFVTDGVDGLLTPDRSDGLDDEAADAALAGALVRLATEPGLLGGILAHNRSTAPAADWADVLAACEAAYAQASDRAVAGDP